CGGCTCGGACCTCGGGCAAATGGTTCCGGGCGACAGGGCCTGTCCGGGTGAGGGGGCCGCGCCGCGATTTACACTTTCTGTCTGAAAAGACCGGGCATGCCCGGCCTTCATCCGTCATGCCCGCGAGGGCCTGACCTGTCAACATTCAACGGTAAATACGTTGATAATTAGGAAAGATAGCGGCTGTGTGTCGGCAAGGGGCCACATTACCGCGCCGGGTGCGGCGAAAGCGGCCAAGGCGGCCGCTTCAGCGGTTCTTCAAGGCTTATTTGTTGCGGGCGAGCAGCGCGGTCACCAAGTCGTTGGTGATACGCCCGTCCGGCGTCTGGCCCACGGATTTCTGGAAGTCCCTGATGGCCGTCACCGTGTTCTTGCCAAGCTTGCCATCCGGCTGGCCGGCATCGAAACCGTTCTTGTTCAGGATCGCCTGAATGTTGCGGATCGCCTTTTCCATGTCCACGGAGGCGGTCTTCACGCCCTCTTTGCCGGCCCATTCCTCAGGCGGGTTGACGCTGTTGGCGTCGTCCGAGAGCGGCTTCACCTTCCAAGCATCGACCTTGGCCTTGGCGCTCTGCAGCTGCTGCGGGCTCATCGCGCCTGCAACCTCGTCGCGCTTCTGGGCGGCATCAGCATCGCCATCCTTGGCGGCAATGGCGAACCACTTGTAGGATTCCTCGATATCCTGCTTCACGCCGCTGCCACGGGCGTAGAGAATGGCGAGGTTGAACTGGCTGTCACGAACGCCGAGTTCGGACGCCTTGATGAACCATTGTGCAGAGGTGGCGAAATCCGGCTGGCCGGCCGCGTCTGAGGCGAGCAGGACTGCGAGATTGTGCATGGCGCCGGCATTACCCTGTTCGGCAGCCAGCGTGTAATAGCGCTTCGCTTCGACAAGATTGCGCTCGACGCCATTCGCCTTCTCGTAAAGATTGGCGAGACGATATTGCGCGGGGGCAAGGCCACGATCGGCCGCCATCTTGTACCACTTTGCTGCTTCCGCACGGTCGGCGGTTACGCCGCGGCCGTCGGTGTAGCGTGCCGCAATCTCGAACAGCGCCTGCGTGTCGCCCTTGGCGGCCGCTTCGGCAAGCGATGCGGGCTCGATGCCGGCCGGAACCACAATGGTGTCCTGCGCAGGAATAGTCGTGGTGGCGACCTCAGTCGGTTTCGGTCCTTCGTTCTGCGCGACGGTGTCGGACTTTGCGGGGTCCACGGCGGGAACATCGGCAACCGGCGGCTCGTCCGGCAACGGCGCGCCGCCGATGGTGCGATTGTCAATGATGTTCTGCGCCGGTGCGGCGTTTTCGATGCTGTCTGCCGAGGCAGCCTGTTCCGGATCGATGGCAAGACCGGAGGGAATGGTCACGGCCTTATCGTCGGTTTCGGGAAGCGCGGAGACCGGGCCCTGGTCCGTCTTCTGCTCTATGACCGGTGCCGGCGCTTCAGCGCCGCCGATCAGCGTCTTGACGAGCGGCATGGCCATCATCGCCAGAAGAATGGCGCCGATGCCGAGCAGCAGCGGCCGACGATAACGCGAAAGTGCCGACGTGTCGGCCTTGCGGCTCTTCTTGCCGGTATCCAGCTTCTCCGGCGATGTCTCCATGGCGGCGGCCTGGGCGGCGCGGCGGGCGGCGGCGATGAAATCCGTCCGTCCTTCCGCATCCGCGGCCTTGCCGGCGCCTGCGACCTGGCTGGCACGCACACGTTCGAGGATTTTCTTGATATCGGGCGCACCCGAGCCCGGTTCCAGAAGTTCATTCTCCTGGCCAGCAGGCAGAACGTCGATCGGATCGAGCGACGGGGCGGGCTCAACCTGCGTGCGGGCGGAGGAGGCCGATACGGGTTCTTCCTTGGCCTTTGCGGGCTTCGCCGTGCTTGTCTTGAAACGCTTCGTCAGGCCGGCGAGCAGGCTCTTCCGTTCCGCTTTTGCGGGCTTGGCGGCAGCCGGCGGTACGATCGCGGTCGCATCGTTTTCGCTGACATCATCGAGAATGGCCTGCTCTTCGGCGATATAGCCGTCTGCCGGGAAAACGGCGGCCGGCATGGCCGCGTCTTCGCGGCTGGCGGCAACCATGTGCTGCGCGACGTTACGGGGAGCGTCTTGGCGATAGGCGGGCGCGCTGTCGAGATTGTCCAGACGGCCGGCAATCTGCACCAGCGTCTCGTGCAGCGCCTCGAAGGTGCGGTGCGTGCGCTCTTCGGTGTTGCGGCTCAAGGCTTCGAGACTGCGCAGATCGGTGGCGAGATCGGTCAGCATCGTCATGTCGGCGAGGTTTGCGCCGGCCGAGAGATTGTTGCGGGTATAGGCGTCGAGAACGGCCTCGGCTGCCT
This window of the Agrobacterium fabrum str. C58 genome carries:
- the podJ gene encoding cell division protein PodJ, with the translated sequence MNGLRSKTQQPSDRSSLDALNRTIEGLEARIEGLMSQKFPREPRAASSQPEPKNEAYAAPREPRAAVTPPQLDPVNEIRQRQRLLEASFQRPQEPVARPERTITRPLAPEYGSRDTQQTAAPAPRARAIPPYQEQQRNDAALQEIAQALVNLRHELKHDIAEGVAREAQGLRAEIRNIRAVAEDQQFIGDLRDDIARLAGSIDQLGNLASPDAYGLRNEFEDLRLTIDQLAREDSVHRIESRWNNVEDTLRGFDAASLQDEIVSLAYRLDDIKTQLGGMSNNPAVRVLEEKLITIASAVEQLGKHMQPNEAAFTEQFSGLDQRLDEISRAIAATGTRANAQATDNALAQRLETRLNGLAEQLGDINRLAAIKPEPAPDLTARLEALSGKIDELSTARDAAQLHDRLDQLSLLLERSQRPTQQAELTSFLSDISRKIDALDHGAINDGLAERLDLLSRRIEDLDYRYSQPQPASGLSDSAFSRLEERLGTIAARLDETAHAAPADSRALASLENQIAHLSTLISQPVQVQAAGISPELDVRMAAIEDYMASNDEYIIEAARQAAEAVLDAYTRNNLSAGANLADMTMLTDLATDLRSLEALSRNTEERTHRTFEALHETLVQIAGRLDNLDSAPAYRQDAPRNVAQHMVAASREDAAMPAAVFPADGYIAEEQAILDDVSENDATAIVPPAAAKPAKAERKSLLAGLTKRFKTSTAKPAKAKEEPVSASSARTQVEPAPSLDPIDVLPAGQENELLEPGSGAPDIKKILERVRASQVAGAGKAADAEGRTDFIAAARRAAQAAAMETSPEKLDTGKKSRKADTSALSRYRRPLLLGIGAILLAMMAMPLVKTLIGGAEAPAPVIEQKTDQGPVSALPETDDKAVTIPSGLAIDPEQAASADSIENAAPAQNIIDNRTIGGAPLPDEPPVADVPAVDPAKSDTVAQNEGPKPTEVATTTIPAQDTIVVPAGIEPASLAEAAAKGDTQALFEIAARYTDGRGVTADRAEAAKWYKMAADRGLAPAQYRLANLYEKANGVERNLVEAKRYYTLAAEQGNAGAMHNLAVLLASDAAGQPDFATSAQWFIKASELGVRDSQFNLAILYARGSGVKQDIEESYKWFAIAAKDGDADAAQKRDEVAGAMSPQQLQSAKAKVDAWKVKPLSDDANSVNPPEEWAGKEGVKTASVDMEKAIRNIQAILNKNGFDAGQPDGKLGKNTVTAIRDFQKSVGQTPDGRITNDLVTALLARNK